From a region of the Terriglobia bacterium genome:
- a CDS encoding phosphoglycerate dehydrogenase — translation MPEILITTSPFGEGDAAALELLTRNNISYKLNPLKRRLSEQEIASLIGSYEVVIAGTEPVTASVLDRAPQLKLLAHTGIGLDNIDLGAARARGIAVTYTPSAPSPAVAELVIGQMIALLRKSACADRRLRQGSWNRIIGRRLANMTVGVIGVGRVGRLVVQHLQGFKPRRILLNDLAVDDDYARQNGCEWAAKETIFRAADIITLHIPLTPQTRRLIGPSELHSMKPGAVLINTSRGPIVDEAALTNALRERPDFSAAIDVFEEEPYKGELAGLENCLLSCHMGSCTDDCRLEMETQAAKEVIRYFRGEPFAMPVPDSEYALQAEM, via the coding sequence ATGCCTGAAATTCTCATCACCACGTCTCCATTCGGAGAAGGCGACGCCGCTGCACTCGAACTTCTCACAAGGAACAACATCTCCTACAAGCTCAATCCGCTTAAACGTCGGTTGAGCGAACAAGAGATTGCAAGTCTGATCGGCTCATACGAAGTGGTTATCGCCGGAACCGAACCTGTCACGGCGTCCGTTTTGGATCGCGCGCCGCAGTTGAAACTGCTTGCACACACCGGAATCGGCCTCGATAACATCGACCTTGGCGCTGCGCGTGCGAGAGGCATCGCGGTGACGTACACGCCGTCGGCTCCCTCCCCCGCGGTTGCCGAACTCGTTATCGGGCAAATGATTGCGCTGCTGCGAAAATCGGCATGTGCCGATCGCCGGCTGCGGCAAGGCAGCTGGAATCGGATCATTGGCCGGCGTCTGGCGAACATGACGGTCGGAGTGATCGGTGTCGGCCGGGTCGGACGCCTGGTCGTCCAGCATCTCCAGGGCTTTAAGCCCAGGCGCATTCTGCTCAACGATTTGGCTGTCGACGATGACTATGCAAGGCAAAACGGCTGCGAGTGGGCCGCTAAGGAAACTATCTTCCGCGCTGCCGACATCATTACGCTTCACATTCCTTTAACTCCGCAGACACGGCGGCTGATCGGCCCGAGCGAACTCCATTCGATGAAGCCCGGCGCCGTCCTTATTAACACGTCCCGTGGTCCGATCGTGGACGAGGCCGCCCTTACCAATGCCTTACGCGAACGGCCGGATTTCTCCGCCGCAATCGACGTGTTCGAAGAGGAGCCCTACAAGGGCGAACTCGCCGGTCTCGAAAACTGCCTGCTCTCGTGCCACATGGGATCCTGCACGGACGATTGCCGGCTCGAGATGGAAACCCAAGCAGCCAAAGAAGTTATTCGATACTTTCGCGGCGAACCCTTCGCTATGCCGGTGCCCGATTCGGAGTATGCCCTCCAGGCCGAAATGTAA